In Thunnus thynnus chromosome 20, fThuThy2.1, whole genome shotgun sequence, a single window of DNA contains:
- the LOC137171854 gene encoding galanin receptor 2a: protein MNEYNMKMNLSSTNSSSWKAESVVISLTFSLIFLVGTVGNSLVLAVLFRNGQMNTKTTNLFILNLAIADLCFIVFCVPFQATIYTLDEWVFGPVVCKVVHFVIFLTMYASIFTLAAVSLDRYLAICYPLRSREMRTPKNALTSIGLVWGLALVFSGPYLSYYRQMDLSGAVVCIPAWESKPRIIMDVCTFIFGYLIPVLVLSVTYARTIRYLWTSVDPVKDMSESRRAKRKVTKMIIIVAALFCLCWLPHHLVILCMWFGRFPLNHTTYVLRILSHLVAYANSCLNPIVYALVSKHFRKGFRKVFSCSLRRREVTKVHVIQAVNTVSSVETSN, encoded by the exons ATGAATGAATACAACATGAAGATGAATTTATCCTCCACCAACTCCTCTTCTTGGAAAGCAGAGTCCGTGGTGATTTCTTTGACGTTTTCGCTCATTTTCCTGGTCGGCACGGTTGGAAACTCTCTGGTCCTCGCTGTTCTGTTCCGCAACGGACAGATGAACACCAAAACCACCAACCTGTTCATCCTCAACCTCGCAATTGCAGATCTCTGCTTTATTGTGTTCTGTGTGCCTTTTCAAGCCACCATCTACACTCTGGATGAATGGGTGTTCGGTCCTGTGGTCTGTAAAGTCGTTCACTTCGTCATTTTTCTCACCATGTACGCCAGCATCTTCACCCTGGCAGCTGTTTCCCTGGACAG GTATTTGGCCATCTGCTACCCTCTCCGCTCCAGGGAGATGAGAACACCAAAGAACGCCCTCACCTCCATCGGTCTGGTTTGGGGTTTGGCCCTGGTTTTCTCCGGACCGTATCTCAGCTACTACAGACAGATGGACCTGTCCGGCGCTGTGGTGTGTATCCCCGCCTGGGAGTCCAAACCACGCATCATAATGGACGTTTGCACCTTCATCTTTGGCTACCTCATCCCTGTCCTGGTGCTCAGCGTCACCTACGCTCGCACCATCAGGTACCTGTGGACCAGCGTGGACCCTGTGAAGGACATGTCCGAGTCGAGGCGGGCCAAGCGTAAAGTCACCAAGATGATCATCATCGTCGCCGCCCTCTTCTGCCTTTGCTGGCTCCCCCATCACCTGGTCATCCTCTGCATGTGGTTCGGACGCTTCCCCCTCAACCACACCACCTACGTCCTCCGCATCCTCTCCCACCTGGTGGCTTACGCCAACTCCTGCCTCAACCCCATCGTCTACGCGCTCGTCTCCAAGCATTTCCGCAAAGGCTTCAGGAAGGTTTTCAGCTGCTCgttgaggaggagggaggtcaCCAAAGTGCATGTCATCCAGGCGGTGAACACGGTCAGCAGCGTGGAGACGTCCAACTAG